The following DNA comes from Sphingomonas flavescens.
TTGAGCGCCTGGATCATGTTGAGGGTCGGCATTATTCGCCTCCCTCAGCAAGCGCCTGCTCGCGCTGCTCGGCCAGATGCCAAGGCACGTCGGCATAGACGTCGGTGAACACCGAGCCGATGTCGTCCTTGCCCTGCTCCGGCAGGATGCCGAGTTTTTCGGATTCCTTCTGCGCGGCGCGGACGGCGGCATCGCATTCGGCGGTCATCGCGGCGTGCCGTTCCTCGTCCCACTCGCGGATCGCCAGCAAATGCGCCTTCAGCCGCTCGATCGGGTCGCCCAGCGGCCATAGCTTCGCTTCGTTGGTCGGCCGGTAGCCTGACGGGTCGTCCGACGTGGAATGACCCTCGGCGCGATAGGTGAAGAACTCGATCAGCGTTGGGCCGCCATTGGCGCGCGCACGCTCGGCCGCCCAATTGACCGCAGCGTATACGGCGAGCGCGTCATTGCCGTCGACGCGGAGCGTTGCAACGCCATAGCCCACCGCGCGCTGCGCAAAGGTGGCGCGCTCGGCGCCGGCGATGCCCGAAAAGCTGGAGATCGCCCACTGGTTGTTGACCACCGCCAGGATGACCGGCGCGTTGTATACGGCGGCGAAGGTCAAGGCGCTGTGGAAGTCGCCTTCTGCGGTCGCACCGTCGCCGACCCAGCCCATCGCAATGCGGCTGTCGCCCTTGATCGCCGCACCCATCGCCCAGCCGACGGCCTGCGGGAATTGCGTGGCGAGGTTGCCGGAGATGGAGAAGAAGCCGTGCGCCTTGTCCGAATACATGATCGGCAGCTGGCGCCCCTTCAACTTGTCGCCGCGGTTGGAGTAGATCTGGTTCATCATCTCCGTCAGCGGATAGCCGCGCGCGACGAGCAGCCCCTGCTGGCGGTAGGTCGGAAAATGCATGTCGTCCCGGTCGAGCGCCGTCTGGGCGGCGACGGCGATCGCCTCCTCGCCCGTGCACTTCATGTAGAAGCTCGTCTTCCCCTGCCGCTGCGAGCGGTACATGCGGTCGTCGAAGATGCGGACGGTGACCATGTCGCGCAGCATCTTGCGCAGGGTGTCGGGCGCGAGCTTGGGGTCCCATGGGCCGACCGCCTGATTGTCCTCGCCGAGCACCCGGACGAGTTGCGTCGCGAGCGGATGCGTATCCGCTGCGGCGGCCGTCGTATCGGGCCGTGCCGCG
Coding sequences within:
- a CDS encoding thiamine pyrophosphate-dependent enzyme, whose amino-acid sequence is MSDKDPSLRRNAPRLALHVPEPAFRPGDTPDFSSVQVPAAGSAARPDTTAAAADTHPLATQLVRVLGEDNQAVGPWDPKLAPDTLRKMLRDMVTVRIFDDRMYRSQRQGKTSFYMKCTGEEAIAVAAQTALDRDDMHFPTYRQQGLLVARGYPLTEMMNQIYSNRGDKLKGRQLPIMYSDKAHGFFSISGNLATQFPQAVGWAMGAAIKGDSRIAMGWVGDGATAEGDFHSALTFAAVYNAPVILAVVNNQWAISSFSGIAGAERATFAQRAVGYGVATLRVDGNDALAVYAAVNWAAERARANGGPTLIEFFTYRAEGHSTSDDPSGYRPTNEAKLWPLGDPIERLKAHLLAIREWDEERHAAMTAECDAAVRAAQKESEKLGILPEQGKDDIGSVFTDVYADVPWHLAEQREQALAEGGE